In the genome of Xanthocytophaga agilis, one region contains:
- a CDS encoding DUF1398 domain-containing protein, with protein sequence MFTVEQVKSAHTKVKSGADFPAYIQEIKQLGVTAYETWVTDSHTNYFGKEGYQTQSKPMYDKLPIALTTDKQKFSYELKLHQQGHSDYYTFCKVCAETGIEKWFVRLDTMTCTYYDTQENEIVVETIPG encoded by the coding sequence ATGTTTACAGTCGAACAAGTTAAATCTGCACATACTAAAGTAAAAAGTGGAGCCGACTTCCCTGCCTATATTCAGGAAATCAAACAACTAGGTGTAACTGCTTACGAAACCTGGGTAACAGATAGCCATACCAACTATTTCGGAAAAGAAGGTTATCAAACCCAATCCAAACCCATGTATGATAAGTTACCGATTGCCTTAACAACAGATAAACAAAAATTCAGTTACGAACTAAAGCTACACCAGCAGGGACACTCAGATTACTATACATTCTGCAAAGTTTGTGCAGAGACAGGAATTGAAAAATGGTTTGTACGCCTTGATACAATGACGTGTACATATTATGATACCCAAGAAAATGAAATAGTGGTAGAGACAATTCCTGGATAA
- a CDS encoding helix-turn-helix domain-containing protein, with protein MKFNKVIPTDRLKPYIKYFVVSENTLESTYTIFPSTSLVIGFQYKGQLFSIEGDTETNLNTAGITGLMNRFKLFRNTSGIGTILVYFTEFGLSAFTHCPAHELFQQSVSLDVIFNRYTITETEEKLALAHTDTQRIQIVEQFLLSQLKDVQPDRLVLEAVKLIYQSQGTIKISDLNTQLCISQSPLEKRFRKEVGTTPKKFASIVRFNAVVESLNNAKSLTEIGYSHLFFDQSHFIKDFRQFTGTTPENFRRTL; from the coding sequence ATGAAATTTAACAAGGTTATACCAACAGACAGGCTCAAACCCTACATAAAGTATTTTGTAGTGTCTGAAAACACCTTGGAAAGCACCTATACAATCTTTCCTTCTACCAGTCTGGTTATCGGATTTCAGTATAAGGGACAATTATTTTCTATCGAAGGAGACACTGAAACCAATCTGAACACAGCAGGTATTACAGGTCTGATGAATAGGTTCAAACTATTCAGAAATACATCCGGTATTGGTACTATTCTTGTCTATTTTACAGAGTTTGGCCTTAGTGCATTTACTCATTGTCCGGCTCATGAATTATTCCAGCAGAGTGTATCATTGGATGTTATATTCAATCGGTATACCATTACAGAAACAGAAGAAAAGCTGGCATTGGCACATACAGATACACAACGTATACAGATAGTTGAACAGTTTCTGTTATCACAACTCAAAGACGTCCAGCCTGACAGACTAGTTCTGGAGGCAGTGAAGCTTATTTACCAGTCACAGGGAACTATAAAGATCTCAGATCTAAACACACAACTCTGTATCAGCCAAAGTCCACTTGAAAAACGCTTTAGAAAAGAAGTTGGCACTACCCCCAAGAAATTTGCTTCGATAGTCCGCTTCAATGCCGTTGTTGAATCGCTAAATAATGCCAAGTCGCTCACAGAGATTGGCTATTCTCATCTGTTTTTTGATCAGTCGCATTTTATCAAAGACTTTCGACAATTTACAGGAACTACTCCTGAAAATTTCAGAAGGACGCTCTAG
- a CDS encoding transposase has protein sequence MVDLQRYSYEKSEKKALKKGHAHKCFRLGSQEYRLEIYRNKSKDEALIYLLTNRVKHKRVGKHYGKRWKIEYCFKHLKANGFNLEQVAFKDTHKISLLITFVIVVYIQAIQQGILQQKKEPVGQIRYANGNTYRAVSVGLYRVKEKLLSLVNFRSYLVELVPKNNLI, from the coding sequence CTGGTTGATTTACAAAGATATTCATATGAAAAATCAGAAAAAAAAGCACTTAAGAAAGGCCATGCCCATAAGTGCTTTAGGCTAGGAAGCCAAGAGTATCGATTAGAGATATATCGGAATAAGAGTAAAGATGAAGCGCTTATTTATCTGTTGACTAATCGTGTAAAACACAAACGAGTCGGTAAGCATTATGGCAAACGGTGGAAAATAGAGTATTGCTTTAAACACTTAAAGGCCAATGGATTCAACTTGGAACAAGTAGCTTTTAAGGACACACACAAGATTAGTTTACTAATTACATTTGTGATTGTGGTCTATATTCAAGCCATTCAACAAGGTATTTTGCAACAAAAAAAGGAACCGGTTGGTCAGATTCGCTATGCCAATGGAAATACTTATCGGGCTGTGTCTGTAGGATTATATCGAGTCAAAGAAAAGCTACTCTCTCTAGTTAATTTCAGATCTTATTTAGTGGAACTTGTTCCTAAAAACAACCTTATTTAA